The sequence below is a genomic window from Haematobia irritans isolate KBUSLIRL chromosome 3, ASM5000362v1, whole genome shotgun sequence.
ACTATTTTCATATCACCCAATGCTGTCCATGCTGACTGGATATGGTCAAATTCACGATCTGGTTCCCAACCAATAATCGATATAACCGCTGATGTGCCCACAAATAAACATTCACCGTTATCACTgaaacgaaaacaaaatcaaataaattcgaaattccATACAACGTAAATTCCAACATTCTCTTAACTTACCTAAATGTAACGCACTTAATGGGATGACCATAAAATAGACTTGTGGCATCTGTTCGTGTAACACATAATTGTGTCTCCAAGTCATAAATACTAACAGTGCCATCGACACGACCCACAGCCAATAGAAATTCAAATGGATGAAATTGTATGCATGTGATAGCAGCACCAGCTGGTTTATCACAAAATTCCATAATTTGTTTACTCTTTCGTATATCCCAAATGATGACTGAACCCTCTGTACCAGCAGATGCTATCCATAGGCCATCGGGTGAAAATTTCACTGAATTGACATGTGAAATGTGTCCTCGATAGATTTTCATGCAACTGTTTTGATTTCTTACATCCCATAgcctgtaaaataaaataaacaaaatatcatGAGAGGTTAGAAaggtacgaatttttttttgttatttatttcttttaatatgAAGACTTTTATGCTGAGACCCGAGGATCTCACCCTGAGTACGACGTACTATTATTATATAtacattaaaataaagattatATATCCGTAGTTTCTAAAGACACCGCCCATATACATTTACGAGTAATATGCGTAGATTTTGAAATAATGGAACGTGTCCAATGtataaatatcagatttcaaaaaagaaataaatattttaaatgctgCAATACTATTTATAATACTTTAAACTTTTTTGATATGTGTCATCACAGTTGACCATTGCTAAAGTGTCACTTAAGAGCCTATGGTAGCGGTAGGGGTAATATCGAATTTTGAAATGCAGGTAGGTATCCAAATTAGGTTGTTATTAGGACAATAACTCCGTAAGGTAAAAAGGTGGCTCCTATATTCGGTTTTCGAGCCGAAAAAAAGCTTTCTCCCACGTTActcttttgaatcaattaattgtaaaaTATGAAACTGTCGCTTCAGAGGCACTGGTGGGAGTTTGTCCACCCAATTTGCACATAAAGATAACAACAGTGTTGACACTCGTGATACTTAAAATATTAGATATTCCGGAAAGCACTCTTTGCAGACATGTCGACTGAACATGCTTATCACGATAAGAAGTagattataccaagtatggaagaGGGGGAGGATACCCTATGCATAAATTCCTAGTTTACATAAGGTATCCTGTATGCATAGGGTGTCATATACGTTAGAAAGCGACTGCAGTATCTTTCAGGCGGGGTGCGGAATAAAGGGAAATGAGTTAGATGTGTGGGCTAAGGAGGGCGCTCGTGGAACAAAATGTCCTTGCATATCTGCTCCTCTCGCTGATTTCATATCTTTACAGGATTCACGTGAAATATGAGGAACTATGGTGAGGACATTAGTtaagttgatatgggacgaaaagaacCGTAGGAAACCGCGAAAATCTGATGGCGATGAACAGACAGGAATAGTGGCTTTTAATTGGCATTATAACTGGGCATAACACACTTGGGATCACGAAAAACTAAttccaatttgttaaatttgttggctttttagcattatttattaacaaattggagtcttcattcagaaaacataaaataaaataaaaagaaatgatAAAAGGTCGGGCGACAATATGACAAGATCgcgtttatctgataaaaattgggatgcctttatattttaaagaagttacttaaaacgatgaagtacaaaaggattaacacaagtgtacaaaaatatacctaatctaatcaaaattcttaaaatggtttgctgagtaagatagcgatatgaaatTGCCAAATGACGGCCCTATAACATACTGGCCTTtacagtagaggtgtgcgcgtgacacgcgtgaatcagaATAAAATCTGAAACAAATCTCatcaatgtgcgtgaatgggactaaaacaaatatgtcgtgcgtgagtaataaaatcggttcaggaatgtgcgtgaataaaatttttgcaaaatcacgctcacaaaaaatatctagatttaattcttactcgtattttaactgaaattgatttagatgtcgaactatattttatttatgaatttaatAAGCAGTTAGAAGAAGATGGGTGAAATCGTGTTGAATTTCAATCATTATCAAACCTCTGAGGTTTAACATAACTATATGGGTCGTGACTTGGTAAAAGTGTTTTGGTTGGTTCGCGTCTTCACTAATTCGTTCATACACAGCGTTGCCATATGGTGTcgaaaaatgtatgtattcgaTTATGTTTTTGTAAAGCGTATTATAATCGATAACCAAAGTATTCATGTAACCGATATCAGTACCCATATTTACTAATTTTCATTAACTTGGTAGTCACCAATCAATAGCCAATCGGAACGGTTGCATTTccagttttctatttttctttcatttaatgTTTAGCGAAGTTATCTCCAGTTGGAAGTTGCTAAATCATCCGAGGAATTATCAAAACACACAATAGATAAGACCCGATTGCCATTGCAAAACTTGGTAAGTTCCCAGAGAGGAAGAGAAATTAGCTTTGTTGGCTATGGGTGTGTTTTTAATGAACTTTTATATTATTGTGAAGCcggtttgtgaaaatattttatcgCTCAAAGTCCAATTAATTTAAAGTACACCGGATTAACATACATGTAGGCAGGGGAAATAGGATTCAAACGACCTGCATGTTGTCTAAGTAGATAAAGAGAAATTGTGCAAAAACAATCTTCGCCCAATTAGGGATGTCATACCAGCAAAAAACAGGTGTGGATTATTTTATGGGCTAGGTTAAGTTCCACGAAGTCCATCACCACAATTATTTCGAAAGTCAAactaatacagtgaaacctctcaaacttaaaCCCAAAAagtgaacaattttcgtgagACGTTCGATATAGTACATGAACGAAATTTAGACGATGGTGGGTGGGTTCCGAGAGGTTTCGTTCTATCGccctataaaatttataataaagcattaattttgtaaaaaataatatgttaacttccagacataaatatttatccctatttctatttcaattaattgcagtaggtaacggatataaggacaactcatataagaaaaaaacacataagaaaattttatcgacaccATCACCGTTGAAgataattttactaaatatctaccaaaattaaaaaaaaaaacttattttgaagatttttatcaaatttttgtggttactatagaaaaaatgttttctcttccaaagaaatattttattattttattttagaagttcaTTTCAGTATTTGCTATAATATTGCAATTATGATCTCTCCTAATAGCGATAATTTTTtggttgtataaatatcccttgagttgtaaatgtgtcgaattttaaatgttttaacgatttagcggaaagggaaagttactacttttTTAAAAAGGGATAAATTACTCACaaagaactttgacaaaatggaccaacacaaaaattaaaacaagcaagaaaagtctaaagtcgggcggggccgactatattataccctgcaccactttgtagatctaaattttcgataccatatcacatccgtcaaatgtgttgggtgctatatataggtttgtcccaaatacatacatttaaatatacccagcaaaaactctcattacccggtaatcttgtaggtaagcctatataaaaattaataaccacttattaattggcatcgcttcggattacatttacatacgcatgtcctaggaggaaagtacttctccccaggcatactttcggccataaaataagtagtgcatttaaagcatataatcacctaatatgtaatgacttattcgtagatacaccaaagcttgcaaaatagccacttattgtctcaggcaaccaaatctcgaaaatattgatttctatcgccgattacaatggatcaaaatatggcgagtggtgctgtaataggagaactacttgaatagaaacgaatattgtataaataaagaaaaagtctaataaataatctaaataagattacactcaaattaatttcacacttaaaatagaaataaatgtacgttgtgtaagggagttggattcgtgaattacgttataatatatccaatagccaattcacataaggttcgaaatctactaaaactggattttaagtctcttttttataaggcaaatggcatttgaaatttagtttatgcgcattttggaagtgtaatgtcaatgaggtataagaaagcatttatttaaaacataatatgataatgtcattaaacacaattattatgaaatctttgtgataaaaaattcttaacggaaaaatcttcagaattaccgttacattacatattctttttgatttttttatgtaagtgctcgattatgtgaataattatataaactacaactgcctaaaaatttgagaataacaattcgaaaattaccgagaagtatttatttttgtcattacaagttagtcattataactcgccgcaatgtaatgcaacgtgtaatgacagctttactcctggtaatgtcaattgtaatgagatgtggttacctagtttttgctgggtatcactcgatatggacagaacttgatagacttctacaaaatctatagactcaaaatttaagtcggctaatgcactagggtggaacacaatgttaattaaaaataataccctgttccacagtgtggggcagggtataaatatgggaaacgtttaaatctgaagcagttttgaggaaagttcgcaaaagtttatttatgatttatcgctcgatatatatgtattagaagtttaggaaaattagagtcatttttacaacttttcgactaagcagcggcgattttacaagcaaaatgttgatattttgaccatttttgtcgaaatcagaaaaacatatatatgggagctatatctaaatctgaaccgatttcagccaaatttggcacgcatagcaacaatgctaattctactccctgtgcaaaatttcaactaaatcggagcaaaaaattggcctctgtggtcatatgagtgtaaatcggtcgaaagctatatatgggagctatatctaaatctgaaccgatttcaaccaaatttggcacgcatagctacaatgctaattctactccctgtgcaaaatttcaaccaaattggggtaaaactctggcttctgggaccgtattagtccatatcgggcgaaagatatatatgggagctatatctaaatctgaaccgatttcaataatatttggcacacttgactatagtactaattgttcttcttgtgcacaatttcaaccaaattggggtaaaactctggcttctggggccatataagtccatatcgggcgaaatatatatatatatatatatatatatatatatatatatatatatatatatatatatatatatatatatatatatatatatatatatatatatatatatatatatatatatatatatatatatatatatatatatatatatatatatatatatatatatatatatatatatatatatatatatatatatatatatatatatatatatatatatatatatatatatatatatatatatatatatatatatatatatatatatatatatatatatatatatatatatatatatatatatatatatatatatatatatatatatatatatatatatatatatatatatatatatatatatatatatatatatatatatatatatatatatatatatatatatatatatatgggagctatatctaaatctgaaccgatttcttccaaaatagggatctattctgagtcaaaacacatacttgtgctaaatttcaagtcgattggactaaaaatgcgacctagactttggttacaaaaatgtgttcacggacagacggacagacggacatggctatatcgactcaagagcccaccctgatcatttttgccaaagacaccatgtgtctatctcgtctccttctgggtgttgcaaacatatgcactaacttataataccctgttccacagtgtggagcagggtataatgaaaattccgtcaacattttatttctatttatatacgattttttctatagaaaatgttgtcaaaattttatttctataaaaaattttgtcaaaattttatttctacagaaaattttgtcaaaattttacttctatagaaaatgttgtcaaaattttatttctataggaaatgtcaacattttatttctatagaaaatgttgtcaaaattttatttctatagaaaattttgtccaaattttatttctaccgcctatcgctatttttatatttacacactaattcttataagaaaatttggttatgAGACGGCAACTATTCATTGttctatttctattaatttttggcAATAAGTGAAATATAGGATCAAGAATCGGAAGAGGAGAAAGATATCAGACACTATAAGTGAAGCAGAAAACACgttgtaaacaatttttaaaacagTGTATGGTCGTTATCTACTGTAGTCTAATAACTTCCCTCACTTGTAATTGCTCCAAGTAATGGATTTCCGCAATATTGAGAACATACATTGGCATTTCTACATTTCCTATAGtacatgttctatagagatttcAGTTCCTTTATATTCACATAAAAAGAAAAAGGTATTTCTAGAAGCGATCAATACCAACCAAATCTCACCTAAATAAAGAAGAGCTAGTGTAAATGATTTCTGTTTTCAAATAATATGGGTAAAGTTTCTTAACTTCATCCAATGAAAGTTGTTTATAGAATTCCATTTGTTTCTCCGCGCTCAATCAAAAAGCTTATCAAAGTTCATACGGAGATTATTTTCCTATAAtctctcagaaaagaaaaacaacataTTACCGAAGCTATTCATAAACACTTGAACGAACCTTTATCGATGCGAAGTGCGGCAAACACTTTCTACAAGCGGGTAGAAGGAAAGTACAAGTAAAATTGAACTTTGACGATATAATTTAAGTTGAATAAATATTAGCAATGTGTTTTAATTTCTTTCTAGACTACGAATTGACTTAGTTTTGATTCAACCAGCTACAAGCTAGGAGGGGAAATAATTCGAAACACCAACAATACAAAAAATGGCTGATCAATTGCGCTTTGATGGACGTGTTGCTATTGTAACTGGTGCCGGTGCTGGTTTGGGTCGTGAATATGCCCATCTTTTGGCTTCTCGCGGTGCCAAAGTTGTAGTCAACGACTTGGGTGGCGCTCACAATGGTGAAGGTGCTTCTAGCCGTGCTGCCGATGTTGTAGTCAGCGAAATCAAGGCCAAAGGTGGCGAAGCTGTAGCCGACTATAACTCTGTTGTAGATGGTGACAAAGTCGTAGAAACAGCCATAAAGGCCTATGGACGTGTTGatattgtcatcaacaatgcCGGTATTTTGCGAGATCGTAGTCTTGCCAAAATCTCGGAACAAGATTGGAACTTAATCCATGATGTCCATTTGAAGGGAAGTTTCAAAGTTACTCAGGCTGCCTGGCCCTAcatgaaaaaacaaaactatggCCGTATTATTATGACCTCCTCCAACTCTGGCATCTACGGAAATTTTGGTCAGGCTAACTACTCAGCCGCCAAAATGGGTTTGGTCGGTTTAGCAAATACCGTTGCCATTGAAGGTGCCAAGAACAATATCCACTGCAACGTTATTATACCAACAGCTGCAAGTCGCATGACTGAGGGCATTTTGCCTGATATGCTTTTCAATGAATTGAAACCTCAATTAATTGCTCCCGTTGTTGTCTATTTATGCCACGAATCCTGTGAAGATAATGGTAGGTGATAACTgctatttttagttaaattgtAATACAATTCCCGATTTATTTTTAGGTGCTTACATTGAAAGTGCTGCTGGCTGGGCCACCAAAGTGCAAGTTTACCGTGGAAAAGGTGCTGTCCTTCGTACCTCAATTgaccaaaatactatcacaccgGAAGCTGTCCAAAAACTATGGAGCAAGGTTACTGATATGAGCGAAGCTCAGCATTTGGAGGCTATCAGCCAGGCCTCTGGTTACTTGCTTGAAGTTTTAGAGAAACTCAAGGAAGGCAGAGTTGGTGATATTGAAGACACATTCTCATTTGGCTCCAAGGATTTGATTCTTTATGCTTTGGGCATTGGTGCCACCGTAAAGAACCCCGacgatttgaaatttttgtatgaaaacgaCGCAGATTTCTCCGCTATTCCCTCATATTTTGTTATGCCTGGTCTTATGCTCAGCATGAGCTCTAATTTGGTAGCATCTGCCTTGCCATCCGGTAAAGCTGATCTTACCAACAT
It includes:
- the Mfe2 gene encoding peroxisomal Multifunctional enzyme type 2 is translated as MADQLRFDGRVAIVTGAGAGLGREYAHLLASRGAKVVVNDLGGAHNGEGASSRAADVVVSEIKAKGGEAVADYNSVVDGDKVVETAIKAYGRVDIVINNAGILRDRSLAKISEQDWNLIHDVHLKGSFKVTQAAWPYMKKQNYGRIIMTSSNSGIYGNFGQANYSAAKMGLVGLANTVAIEGAKNNIHCNVIIPTAASRMTEGILPDMLFNELKPQLIAPVVVYLCHESCEDNGAYIESAAGWATKVQVYRGKGAVLRTSIDQNTITPEAVQKLWSKVTDMSEAQHLEAISQASGYLLEVLEKLKEGRVGDIEDTFSFGSKDLILYALGIGATVKNPDDLKFLYENDADFSAIPSYFVMPGLMLSMSSNLVASALPSGKADLTNILHGEQYLEICDDIPTSGKLTTTGTVFDVMDKGSGAVVVTNADSYDESGRLLVKNQSSIFVVGAGKFGGKKNPIQGVVPIVAAPNRSPDSSIQYKTSEDQAALYRLSGDLNPLHIDPNFAAISGFKTPILHGLCSLGFSVRAVLAKYANNNSAMFKAVKVRFASPVLPGQTLKVDMWKEGKRIHFRTSVVETGKDVITGAYVDLKDTSAKL